A stretch of DNA from Brachyspira pilosicoli:
TACCCTTCCATACATGAAATATAAAATGCCATATCAACATCTTTTGCTCCAAAATTAAGAAGCTCCCTTACAATATCAATATTACCATTTTTTGCCGCATACATTAAAGGTGTCATATTATATTTAGAATAAAATACATCTAAATTATCACCCTCTCTTATTATCCTTTTTATCTCTTCTATATTATTATCATCTATACTTTGCATTAAATTATTTTTACTTTGGGAAAATAAAAATGAAGCATTGATAATTAAAATAAATACTATTACTTTTTTCATAATACATCTTTCCTATATACTTTTAAAATTATCGGAAAATAAACATAATATTAAAAAATATTTTTTATTTATTCTCTATTAGGTTATATGTCATTATGTATGGTTTTATAATTTATGGAAAAACACTGCAAAAATAATTAAAATGCAAAATTAATCTTTGACATAATACAATTTTTTTAGTATAGTGTTATTATAAAACTAATTGATTGGAGTTCTCATGGAATATCTAAAAGAGACAATTTTTTATGGAAACAGTTTATTTAAGTATTTAATTTCTTTGGTATTATTTATTACAAGTTTTGCTATTATGAGAATTTGTCTTTTGATTTTAGTAAGACTGTTAATGAAAGTTAATGTTAAGTTTCAGAATTCTTTTTTCGCTGCTTTGGCAAAAAGTATAAAAAGAAGGAGCATTCCTGTTATATTGGTGGCTTCTATAGCTATAGCAAAATCCACATTAGTATTGCCTAAGGTATTAGGAGGATATTGGGGTAAGATATTAGCTGTATGTATAATTGTTTTTTCTGTATTATTTATATGCGATGTTATAACTAATTTTACAGATAATTATTTATCGCAGAAAAAAAATGTTATTATATCTGATGGAATAATTACTTTAACAAAAGTATTGGTATGGATAATTGGTATTTTAACTATACTTTCAAATGTGGGGGTTAATGTTACTACATTTATTACAGGTCTTGGTATTGGAGGTGTAGCTGTTGCATTTGCAGCTCAAAGTATAATAGCCGATTTATTTAATTATTTTGTAATAGTTTTTGATAAGCCTTTTTTGAAAGGAGATTTTATTCAGATTGACCAAGATTTGGGTACTGTTGAATATATAGGAATTAAATCCACTCGCATAAGAAGAAACACAGGAGAACAGCTTTTAATATCTAATACTAATTTACTTGCTTCAAGAATACAAAACTATAGAGTATTAGAAAAAAGAAGAAAATATATGACTATAGGAGTTGAGTATTCTACTCCTATAGAAACGCTTAAAAAAATACCTGATTTAGTAAAAAGTATTATTGAAAGTGAAAACTCTACTACATTTTATAGTGCGAGGTTTATAGAATTTGCTGATTCTTCATTAAACTTTGAAGTGATATATTATGTTAATATTGCAGATTATGCTGAATTTGTAAAGGTTGTAGAAAACATCAACTATAAATTAGTAGAAGAGTTTGCTAAAATTAATGCTAACTTTGCATTCCCTTCAAGAACTGTTTATCTCAGTAAAGAGTAGATTTAAGGCTTTAATTTAAAATACTCTAATTTGTAATGTACATTTAAAGTATCATCTGCTACTTCTTTACCCAAAATAGAACTTTGATGAACAAGCTGTGAGTTTTCCTGTGTTATAGTGTTTAATTCATTCATAGCTAAATTAATTTCTTTTACACTGTTCTCTTCTGTAGATACAGAATTATATACTTCCAAAAGAAGATTTGATACTTCATTAGCTGAATTTTCTATCTTTGAAAGTATATCTAAAGAATGCTTAACAGATTCATATCCTACATCTATTTTAGATAATGTTTTTTCTATAATATTTGTTATGTTTCCTGCCGCCTCATTAACATTATTAGCTAAGTTTCTAATTTCTAAAGCAACTACAGCAAAGCCCTTGCCTTGTTCTCCTGCACGAGCTGCTTCTACCGCTGCATTCAATGCTAAAATATTGGTTTGTAATGCAATATCTTGTATAAGTTTTGTAATATTAGAAATTTCCTTGCTTGAAGATGATATATCATACATATTATCAGATATTTTATTAACCGCTTCTACTCCGCTCTTTGAAAAATCTCTTACCTTTATCCCCATATCTTTTACTAAATTGCTATGTTTAGATGTCTCTGATATTGATGAAAAAAGGCTTTCTATAGAACTTGTTATTTCTTCTATGGCAGCCGCCTGAGATGAGGTTCTATCAGACAAATTATAAATTCCATTGGATATTTGAGCAGTAGAGTTTTTAATGCCGTCTATATGTGATTTTATGCCATAAACTATTTGAGATATTTTCTCTTGCATATCATTTAAAGAGTTAGTTAAATGACCAGATTCATCTTTTAATGATAAATCTTTTTTATTAAAATTACTATTAAAATTTCCTTCTTTCATCAAATCTATTATTTCTATAGAATGATTTAATGGCTTAATTACTTTTGATACTAATAAAACTTCAATAATAATTAAAACTATCATAATTAATAATATAACAAGCATTATCAAATGATATTGAATATTGATGTTTCTCGCATCACCTTTAAAAATAAGTATCCATGGAGCATTTGATAGAGTTTGTATACTATACCATTTATCTTTATATATTTTTGTTTCATTTAGATGAGAAGAAAAATTATCTTTAAAATTGGCAAATAATGGGTCTGTAAATAAATTATTATCTTTATTTAATAGATATTTTTTATCATCATGTGTTATATATATTCCTTCTTGTGATACTATATTACATTCACCATCAAAATTTTTTTTTACATCTTCAATTATTCCATTAATATCTGTAAAATCTATAGAAAATACTCCAAGCAAAGAATTATTAGTATAAGCAGCCTTACTAAATGTAACAGTAAGTTCATTTACTATAAAATCTATATAAGGCTCGCTTATATAAACATCATTAGTTAAAACAGCATTTTTATACCAATCTCTCGAAGTTTGGTCATAAGAACGGTCATATTCTGTTAATGTGTTAATAAAAACACCCCCTTGAGAATAAGGTACCGTTTCTCCATAATATACATTTAAATATCCTTCTTGTGATTTGGCAATATTAGTAAAAAAGTTTCCTATTGTTTCTATATTTGGATTTGCTTCGAGATTATTTATTACTGTATTTACTGTATTTTTTATCTCATTAATTTTACCTTCAGTGATATTTTTTAAGTTTAAGGTTTGAAAATGCTTTTCTTTTAAAAATTTATCTATATATATTGGTTTATAAATCAAATATATCAATACAAATGATGCAAATAAAAATATTGAAAAAGTAAAAATAAATTTAGACATCAAGCCTTTTTTCATTAAATTAGTCCTAAAAATAAATATGATTGTGAAATTATAATATAAATATGAAAAAAAGCAAATTTGCTATATTTCCGGCTTTGAAACAATATATATTTTGGATATTTGCCAATCATTAGATAGTTTTAATTTTAGAGATGACTTTAATTTTATTACCATTTCAGCAAATCTGCTCTTATTTCCTAATTTAAATCCATCTCCGCTAAAATACTGCTCTTCTAACCATACGGCTTCATTTTTCATAAATATTGCATAAAAACTATCTAGCCCAAACGGTGCAGAAACTACCATCTTAAAAATAGAGCCTTCTGGAGGAATTGTATATTCTGTATTAGAATCTATATTATTTTTGCGAATATTATTATTTTCCATATAGTTATTAAAATCATTAGGATGCATTAAAATAATATTGCCGTCATTTTGCAGTGCCAATATATATAAATAGCCATCTTCTGTAGAATTAAAATTTATTTTAAATGTTTCATTTTCTATTATTTCACCGCTATCTTTTATAATAATACTTTCATTGCTTGATGTAATTCTCTCTATTTCAAAGTTTAAATTAATATTTCTATTTTCATTAACAATAGAATCTAATATACTTTTGGCAAAATAATATTCCAAGTAAGTGCCTATTGTACTAATTTGAGAATTTGCTTGATTTGAAGCTATAGACTTATATTCTTTAAGAGTTTCTCCTTTTGCTATATCTATTACTGTGAAATTATAAAAAAGTTCATACTCATTTGTTGCTGTATTATTAGTATTTGAAGGTTCTCCTAATTTTTCTTCTATTATTTCATTTAAATCTTTTTTTTCTGAGGTATAATTATCTAATTTATCTAATGCGTTTACTATATCATTAGAATAAGATTGAATATTTTCATTTGTTAGCAAAATATTTGTTATATTGTTTGTTGCTAAATTATTGGCTGCTATGTTATTTGTATTTTTTAGTTTAAGTTCGCTATCCATTATTATTGCAACATTAACTTTTAAATTTGATGCTACAGTTAATCCCTGTTGTAGTGTTAATTCATTTGTTTTGAATAACCGTTTTTTCATTCTATCAACTGTTATAGTGTATGGGTGTTTTAGATATGGAAAACGGTTTATAGTTCTTACAATATCTTTTCTTAAAGGAGAGTTATTTTTTAATTCATAGTTCAAATCTACTATAGATATTTTTAGTTGTTCTCTTGAATATAAACAAAATATATTTAATAATAATATGATTAGAACTTTTAATTTCAAAAAAATATCTCCTAATATTCTATAGTAGTATGTTTAATAGAGTTAGTATTAATATTATGAATATTATCAAGTATATCCATTATCCTCGATAAATCATCAGCACTATAATATTCTATTATAATTTTACCTTCTTTACCTTCTTTATCTATTACATTAACTTTTGTAGAAAATATTTTCTCCAAATCATTTTCTAATTTTTTTATATTAGGGTCTTTCTTATGTTCTTGTTTTATATTTTTATTTTGTGTATCATTATTTTCTTTTATTACATCTTTTGATTCTTTTACTATTCTTTCACATTCTCTTACAGAATAGCCTTTTTCTATTATTTCTTTAGCAAATCTTTCTCTCTCCTCATCATTTTCACTAAAAGAAAGTATAGTTCTTGCATGACCTTCTGTAAGCTTATCTTCTAATATTAGATTTTGTATATTTTCATTTAACTCTAATATTCTCATAGAGTTTGAAATAGTGCTTCTGCTTTTACCAACTCTATTAGCCAATTCTTCTTGCTTGATATTTAAATCATATATCAATTTTTTGTAGCTTCTTGCTATTTCTATTGCGTTTAAATCTGCTCTTTGAATATTTTCTACAAGTGTAAGTTCGAGCATTTTAGAATCAGGAATATTTTTTAATACTAATGCTGGTACCTTATCTTTGTTTAAATATTTAAATGCTCTAAATCTTCTTTCGCCGGATATTATTTGGTATTTGCCGTCTTTTTCTCTTAATGTAACAGGGTTTATAAGTCCATTTTCTTTTATAGATTCTGCAAGACCTTTAATTTCTTCTTCATTAAAAACTTTTCTCGGCTGATCTGGGTTAACATCTATAAGAGAAATATCTATTTCTAATATTCCATTTTTTTCTGCTTCTTCAACAGCTCTTTTTATTTCCTTATCGGTAGATTTTATTAAGGCATTCATACCCTGACCGCCAAGTCCGCCTTTTCTGCTCATATATTATTACTCCAAAAATTATTTAGACCTTTCTATAAACTCTTTTGCAAATTCTTTATAACTCCTAGCACCAATACACTCTTTATCGTAATCCGTAATAGCCTTTCCATAAGACGGCGCCTCACTCAAACGTACATTTCTTGGTATCATAGTCTTATAAGTTTTATCTTTAAAATAATTAACAACTTCTCTAACAACATCATTGCTTAGATTAGTTCTTCCGTCATACATCGTTAATAATACACCTTCTATATATAAATTAGGATTCAAATTCTCTTTAACTAAAGATATAGTATTATTAAGCTCCCCCACACCATCCAAAGCATAAAATTCACATTGTATTGGTATAAGCACAGAATCTGCAGCAGTTAGAGCATTTAAAGTAAGAATACCCAAAGTAGGAGGACAATCAATAAATACATAATCATAATTATTTCTTATTTTTTCTATAGCTTTTTTCAATTTATATTCTCTTCCTATCTCACCTACTAATTCTATCTGAGCACCTACCAAATCAGAGTCCGACGGTATGAGATAAAGATTTTCTTGATATGTTTCTATTATTACTTGTTCTATATCAGCCTCACCAATTAGAATATCATATATACCGTATTCCATTTTATCTCTTGTAACACCTATACCCAAACATGCATTAGCCTGCGGGTCTATATCTATTAATAAAGTTTTATATCCCATAGATGCTACTATAGAACTTAAATTAACAGCTGTTGTTGTTTTACCAACGCCGCCTTTTTGATTTACTATTGATATAATTTTAGACATATAAAATAACCCTTAAAATTAGTATATTATAACAAAAGTATATATTTTATCAAGGTTTTAATAAAATTATAAGTATAAGTTTTTTCTATATTTTATATAAGATATAATAACTTTCTATCATATTAATGCTGAAAAATCTAATTTTCAGTAAAAAATAAAAAATAAAAATAATTCTATAATATCCGATAAAATATTTATGTTTAGAGTTAATATTTTATTAAAAGGAAGAGTTCAGGGTGTAGGATTTAGATACTATGCCAAACAAACTGCAGATGCTATGAATATAGTAGGAAAGGTTTGGAATAATTATGATGGGTCTGTCGAAATAGAAGCATATATAAAAACAAAAAGTGAAATAGAAGAGTTTGTTGCTAAAATGAAAAAAGGTTCTCCTATGTCTAGCGTTAAAGAATCTAATGTTGTGGTACTAGCTTGCGATCCTCCTATAGAAGATAGTTTTGAAGTAGATAATTGAATTAGATGTTGGGAGGGTTATGAAAAATATTTTTTTTATATGCTTTATTGCAGCATTTTTCTATAATATTTCTTTTGCTGTAAATTATGTTGATTACAAAGTAGAAAATGGAGATACGCTCTATGGTATAGCTTTTGCTCATGATATGAAAGCTAGTGAGTTTTTAAAACTTAACAAAATAGATAATCCAGATTCATATAAATTAAAAGTTGGAGAAACTCTAAAAGTAAAAGAGAAAGAATATGATTTGGTATATGATGTTAAGGCTAAGTCTTATGGATTAAAACCAGAGAAAAAAACATCTTATATAGACTATAAAGTAAAAGATGGAGATACTGTGCTTGGTATAGCATTCGCTCATGGAATGAGTGCAAGTGAGTTTTGTATTATAAATAATATAGAAGATTTTAATAAATATCAATTAAAAAAAGGTGAAATATTAAAGGTTGCTAATGTTTCAAATATAGAAGAAAAAAAAGTAAATAATAATGTAGAGAGTATAAAAAAAGAAATAGAGCAAAATAAATATACAGATTATAAGGTAAAAGATGGAGATACTGTGCTTGGTATAGCATTCGCTCATGGAATGAGTGCGAGTGAATTTTGTGCTATAAACAATATAGAAGATTTTAATAAATATCAATTAAAAAAAGGTGAAATATTAAAGGTTGCTAATTCTGCAAATATATCAAGAGAAGAAATTTTAAATAATAATAATAATAATAATAATAATACAGAAGAAATAAAAGATCAAATAGATAGCAACTATATAGAATATAAAGTGAAAAATGGAGACACTCTTTATGGTATAGCATTCTCACACGGAATGACTGCTAATGAGTTTTTAAAACTTAATAAAATAAATGATGCAAACAAATATAATCTTAGAGTTGGAGAGATTCTTTATATAAAAGATAATAATAATTCTAATATAGAAAGAGTAGAAAATAAAGATATAATAGAAGAAATAAAAAAAGATATAAATATAGAAAAAGATAGTGATAATTATGTAAACTATAAAGTAAAAAATGGTGATACACTATATGGTATTGCTTTTGAAAATGACATGTCTGTTAGCGACTTTTTACAACTAAATAATATATCAGACCCTATAGCATATAAACTTAAAGTAGGTGAAACATTAAAAATATATCCTAAAATACAAAACAAAGTAGACACATCAAGAACAACTAAAATCTACAAAGTAAAAAGAGGAGATACTCTTGGTGCTATAGCTATAAATAATTCTATGTCTTTAGATGAACTTTTAAAATTAAACTCTTTAAGAAAGGATTATGTATTAAAGATTGGAGATAATATAAAAGTATATGATAAAATATCTGTTAAGCTTGACAGTAACTCTATAGAGAAGGCTGATTATATAAAAATAGAAAGTTATAAAGTGAAAAGCGGAGATACTTTAAGCGAAATAGCCCTCGCTAAAAAAATGGATTTAGTAGAGCTTTATTCATTGAATGGATTAGATAATAACTATGTATTAAAAGCAGGCGATGTATTAAAAGTATATGGTGAAAGAGAAAAAATTAACAAAATTGTTATTTCTAATTATAAAGTAAAAAAAGGAGATACTTTATATTCTATAGCAAGAAACAATAAAATGGAGTTAAAAAAGCTATTAGAGATAAACAATATAAAAGACGCAAATAAATACTCTTTACAGATTGGAGCTAACTTAAAAATAGAAACTATAAAAAGCGAATATGCT
This window harbors:
- a CDS encoding mechanosensitive ion channel family protein — protein: MEYLKETIFYGNSLFKYLISLVLFITSFAIMRICLLILVRLLMKVNVKFQNSFFAALAKSIKRRSIPVILVASIAIAKSTLVLPKVLGGYWGKILAVCIIVFSVLFICDVITNFTDNYLSQKKNVIISDGIITLTKVLVWIIGILTILSNVGVNVTTFITGLGIGGVAVAFAAQSIIADLFNYFVIVFDKPFLKGDFIQIDQDLGTVEYIGIKSTRIRRNTGEQLLISNTNLLASRIQNYRVLEKRRKYMTIGVEYSTPIETLKKIPDLVKSIIESENSTTFYSARFIEFADSSLNFEVIYYVNIADYAEFVKVVENINYKLVEEFAKINANFAFPSRTVYLSKE
- a CDS encoding methyl-accepting chemotaxis protein; the protein is MKKGLMSKFIFTFSIFLFASFVLIYLIYKPIYIDKFLKEKHFQTLNLKNITEGKINEIKNTVNTVINNLEANPNIETIGNFFTNIAKSQEGYLNVYYGETVPYSQGGVFINTLTEYDRSYDQTSRDWYKNAVLTNDVYISEPYIDFIVNELTVTFSKAAYTNNSLLGVFSIDFTDINGIIEDVKKNFDGECNIVSQEGIYITHDDKKYLLNKDNNLFTDPLFANFKDNFSSHLNETKIYKDKWYSIQTLSNAPWILIFKGDARNINIQYHLIMLVILLIMIVLIIIEVLLVSKVIKPLNHSIEIIDLMKEGNFNSNFNKKDLSLKDESGHLTNSLNDMQEKISQIVYGIKSHIDGIKNSTAQISNGIYNLSDRTSSQAAAIEEITSSIESLFSSISETSKHSNLVKDMGIKVRDFSKSGVEAVNKISDNMYDISSSSKEISNITKLIQDIALQTNILALNAAVEAARAGEQGKGFAVVALEIRNLANNVNEAAGNITNIIEKTLSKIDVGYESVKHSLDILSKIENSANEVSNLLLEVYNSVSTEENSVKEINLAMNELNTITQENSQLVHQSSILGKEVADDTLNVHYKLEYFKLKP
- a CDS encoding DUF4384 domain-containing protein, which produces MKLKVLIILLLNIFCLYSREQLKISIVDLNYELKNNSPLRKDIVRTINRFPYLKHPYTITVDRMKKRLFKTNELTLQQGLTVASNLKVNVAIIMDSELKLKNTNNIAANNLATNNITNILLTNENIQSYSNDIVNALDKLDNYTSEKKDLNEIIEEKLGEPSNTNNTATNEYELFYNFTVIDIAKGETLKEYKSIASNQANSQISTIGTYLEYYFAKSILDSIVNENRNINLNFEIERITSSNESIIIKDSGEIIENETFKINFNSTEDGYLYILALQNDGNIILMHPNDFNNYMENNNIRKNNIDSNTEYTIPPEGSIFKMVVSAPFGLDSFYAIFMKNEAVWLEEQYFSGDGFKLGNKSRFAEMVIKLKSSLKLKLSNDWQISKIYIVSKPEI
- a CDS encoding ParB/RepB/Spo0J family partition protein, with translation MSRKGGLGGQGMNALIKSTDKEIKRAVEEAEKNGILEIDISLIDVNPDQPRKVFNEEEIKGLAESIKENGLINPVTLREKDGKYQIISGERRFRAFKYLNKDKVPALVLKNIPDSKMLELTLVENIQRADLNAIEIARSYKKLIYDLNIKQEELANRVGKSRSTISNSMRILELNENIQNLILEDKLTEGHARTILSFSENDEERERFAKEIIEKGYSVRECERIVKESKDVIKENNDTQNKNIKQEHKKDPNIKKLENDLEKIFSTKVNVIDKEGKEGKIIIEYYSADDLSRIMDILDNIHNINTNSIKHTTIEY
- a CDS encoding ParA family protein, giving the protein MSKIISIVNQKGGVGKTTTAVNLSSIVASMGYKTLLIDIDPQANACLGIGVTRDKMEYGIYDILIGEADIEQVIIETYQENLYLIPSDSDLVGAQIELVGEIGREYKLKKAIEKIRNNYDYVFIDCPPTLGILTLNALTAADSVLIPIQCEFYALDGVGELNNTISLVKENLNPNLYIEGVLLTMYDGRTNLSNDVVREVVNYFKDKTYKTMIPRNVRLSEAPSYGKAITDYDKECIGARSYKEFAKEFIERSK
- a CDS encoding acylphosphatase encodes the protein MFRVNILLKGRVQGVGFRYYAKQTADAMNIVGKVWNNYDGSVEIEAYIKTKSEIEEFVAKMKKGSPMSSVKESNVVVLACDPPIEDSFEVDN
- a CDS encoding LysM peptidoglycan-binding domain-containing protein; this encodes MKNIFFICFIAAFFYNISFAVNYVDYKVENGDTLYGIAFAHDMKASEFLKLNKIDNPDSYKLKVGETLKVKEKEYDLVYDVKAKSYGLKPEKKTSYIDYKVKDGDTVLGIAFAHGMSASEFCIINNIEDFNKYQLKKGEILKVANVSNIEEKKVNNNVESIKKEIEQNKYTDYKVKDGDTVLGIAFAHGMSASEFCAINNIEDFNKYQLKKGEILKVANSANISREEILNNNNNNNNNTEEIKDQIDSNYIEYKVKNGDTLYGIAFSHGMTANEFLKLNKINDANKYNLRVGEILYIKDNNNSNIERVENKDIIEEIKKDINIEKDSDNYVNYKVKNGDTLYGIAFENDMSVSDFLQLNNISDPIAYKLKVGETLKIYPKIQNKVDTSRTTKIYKVKRGDTLGAIAINNSMSLDELLKLNSLRKDYVLKIGDNIKVYDKISVKLDSNSIEKADYIKIESYKVKSGDTLSEIALAKKMDLVELYSLNGLDNNYVLKAGDVLKVYGEREKINKIVISNYKVKKGDTLYSIARNNKMELKKLLEINNIKDANKYSLQIGANLKIETIKSEYADETIPDSSFQWPYRGIIVARYGVDTYKLANRGINILGKIGDEVLSADYGIVEYANDIRGFGKVIIIKHKNGFTTSYAHLSKIAVKLGDIVNKGDYIGNIGDTGLVDKSELYFKISYRGRALDPIKLLPKN